AGCGGCATTCCTATTTTGGAAAGACCCTTGCAGATGTTATTTGCTGCATAAAGGGGCATATACTCGCCCGAGGTCAGGACATAAGCCTCATTTACGAATCCTTTCCTAACAGGGGCAACAAAGCCGCCGCAGACAATGTCTCCGGGCACATCATAAATTATGAGGTCCTGCTCTTTCAGGAGATCTCCTGAGATGCTTTTCAATTTCTGGATGGCAACAATAATTCCCCGACCTGCACACCCTATGCCAGGTTCAGGGCCGCCCGCTTCCACACATTTGACTCCTGCATATCCTTCAAAAACCACATCTTCTTCTTTTACATCCACACCTTCGCGCAGGAGGTCGAGAATGGTTGGAATTCTCCTGCCTCCAAGCAGGGTGATTGATGAGTCACTTTTAGGATCGCAGCCTATGATCATTACTTTCTTTCCTGCCTCGGCACAGGCGGCAGCAACGTTTGAAGCCGTACTCGATTTGCCTATTCCGCCCTTTCCGTAGATCGCTATAATCTTTTGTTTTTTCAAAGGATCTTCCTCCTGATGTTATTCTGGTTTTTCTTGCTCAGACTTCCTTTGCAACTTCCCTTAAGGTAGCCCCAAACTCTGATTCCACGATCTCACTGACTCCGAGTGTTTTAGGGTGAAGGTCGATTTCAACCAGTACATATTCGTGCCCCATTTCTTTTAAGGGCAACACCTGTCTCGGTCCGTTAGTGATCGAAATCAGCTCCATACCTCTTATATGTTCCATAGGGATTGCGTGCGGAACGCCCGTAATTACCGCAAAATCGAAATCGCTGTATTTTTCCTGTATCAATTCGCTGACCCTTTCCCCTGCAACCGGGTACTCGTCCATACCGCCAATAATTTCATGAACCTCAACGTTATGTGCGTTGAAGTCTCTCAATATATATTCGGCATGCTGCCTTACCCTGGGAAGCCCGAGTTTCGGGTCGATATTTGCCATATTGATAAGGTTTTCTTTTTTCCCAAGAACTGCTGCAACCTCATTGACCGCAAGGGTGATGTCCGCAAACATGTAGCCGGTCTCTTTTTTAGCATTCATGATGACCAGGCCCTTCTTATCTTCTTTGAGTAGTTCAATTACACGCTTTGCAACCTTATATTTGACATCCCCGCGGGAGGGGGCAAGGTATTCCCTGCTTGCAGCCCCAAACCTCTTTTCCACGTCTGTAGCTTTTGCAAGGAGGAATTCCTGGCGCTCGAATTCTTTATGGTCGATAATCCCGGCATCGAGTGCGGATTCCAGAGCAAAGAGTACTCCTTTTGTGTTATTGTGGTAGCCTGCATGCACCTCAACTTCGATTACAGGGACATCCGGATTAGCCTCAAGCACGGCTTCATGCATTTCTTCCCCAATAATCATGCTGGCGCAGGTGCCTACAACCCCTATAACCCTGGGATTAAAAAGTTCCACAGATTTGTTTATCAATTCTACAAGTCGGTCGTGACCTCCGAAAACAAAGCCATTTTCATCAAGAGCAGTGGTAACTACATGTATGCCGTCTTCTTCGAGCAATCTTGCATGTTTAAATGAGCAACCAGGAGGTCCATGCAGAATAGCGACATCAACATTTAAGTCTCTGAGAGTGTAAAGAGCCGCAACTATGGAACTGGGGCGGGGATGGATGATTGAAATCTCTTTTCCAGTCATGATAAGTCCTCTTATTCAGCTAATCGAGATAATTATCGGGATGATAATGTGTTTCCTTCAGAATTCCTGTATCCCGGAAAACTCGGGTAACTGGCTGTACCGCAGGATAGTGCAGGAAACACGAGCAGTGGAATTTAAACAATTAATGGAAACGGATACAGATTGGAAGAGCCTGTATAAAATTGTATCATAATAATTCTGGAAACAACTCCGGAAAGAAGTTTAGCGAAAGCATTTTACTGAAGAGAGTATTATATCTTCCCCTCCTGCAAATTTTGAGGCTTTTAAGAGTCCCTCATGAAGATTCCCTGCGTAAGATACGTTTTTCCCACTTATAATTCTCATCCGTTCCCCTACTAGAATAACCTGGCTGCATTTTATACCGAATTTTTTTACAAAACGCTGCACGGATTCGGGGGGCAGTCCTTCACAAACCTGAGAGGCTTCTTCTCCCAACACAAGGATTATACTTCCCTTTCTTTCGTCCTTCTTTTTTAGGAGAGCATATTCAAGGGCTTTTTCGGCCGAGAGGATATCCATGCCTGAATTGGAATTGTCTATAAGGCAAATGCCATTCATTACCTTTTCTTGCATCCTGCCTGAAAGTCCTCCGAACTTCTCAATTACCGAAGTAATAGCCTCATGTCCAATTCCAAGTTCGAGGGCGGCTGCTGATGCCGCAACAAAGGCAGTCCTGTAAGCCAAGAAGTTATACCCTGGACGCGGGGAAACTGAAAAAATTTCTTTTCCCCTGTGCATAAAGCGAATGAAAGAGCCTGATAATTCGGAAGATGTTGAGAACTTTGAAATTGATGATGGTGCAGGTCTGCATTCGGATTCCAGCACGAAGTCGGCTGTCTGATCCGGGATTTGAGGAGGCTCAACAATGAAGGGATCTTTAAAAGTTAAAACCTTTGCCTGGCTTTTTTTTGCAGCTTTGAGTGCATTTTCAGCTCTAGAGTTAATTAGAAGAACACTTTCGGGCTTTGCGTGCCTTACGAGCTGGAGTTTTGCCTCGCTTGCAAGAGCGGTATTGTTTGCAATCCCATAGTCTGGCGAAAGGGTTGTAAGGATCCCAAAATCAGCAGTGCCTGTACCCCCTATCGAGATTTCGAAGATAAAAAAATCCGGCATTAAACCTGATTCAAAAACTTTCTCAACTGCAACTAGAATGCTTCCGGGAGTTATGCTGAGACCTCTATGGATAAGGGAAGAAGACCCTGCTTTCCAGTATTCGAGCCCCCGTGAGGTATGCAGCACTACTTCAAACCGCCTGGAGAGCATATCAGCAAGGAGGGATGCTGTGCTTGTTTTTGCTTTTACGCCTGTAACTTCAACCGTTTTTATGCCTGAGAGTCTTGAATCACCTTTGAGGATTTCTCCGACGATCTGGTGATGCGAAAGGACAATTTTTCCCTGTGATCTGGCTTCTACGAGCATGGGATAGGCAGAATCCAGATGTACGGGCGCGACCAAAAGATCGAATTTGGCAGAGGGAAAAGGAATTTTTGAGCAGCATATCCCGTGCTTTTCCTCAAGCTCGAGCAAAGTACCAGGTTCAACTGTCCCGTAAACATCTATGCCGGTTACTTCGTTTCCAGCGGCTGCGAGACTTTTAGCAATTGGAATGCCGCCGTGAGTCAGGTCGAGCACGGCGAGCTTCCTCCGATGAAGGCCCATGAAAAACCGGACCCCATATAGGAATATTAAAGGGCTTCCTGAGCCCTTTTGAACACAAGGTCAGCAATAAGCTCATCAGCCCCGAGAGGCTTTGCATAACACAGAGGAATTGTCTTTCCGTCGATTTCCAGGGTACCGCAGCCATTTTCATCCAGGCTCAGGATTTCAGGGATATCTTTTGTTATATGAACTCCCGAAGCCAGGAAAACCGGTACTGCTGCAACTTTTGTAACCCCGGTACCTGAAAAGCCTTCAATTGCTTCCTCAAGTGTTGGTTCACTATTCTCCATAAAGCCGGTTCGTACAACGACATTAGTGTGCTTCTGTGCAATGTAATCTGCGATCTGAGTGACTACTTCCTTGTTGTAAGGCAGCTTGCTCCCGTGGCCTATGGCCAGAATTCCAATTCTTTCTGTCATTTTTAAAACCTCAAATTTTATATGGGCTTAAC
This region of Methanosarcina flavescens genomic DNA includes:
- the cfbD gene encoding Ni-sirohydrochlorin a,c-diamide reductive cyclase catalytic subunit, producing the protein MTGKEISIIHPRPSSIVAALYTLRDLNVDVAILHGPPGCSFKHARLLEEDGIHVVTTALDENGFVFGGHDRLVELINKSVELFNPRVIGVVGTCASMIIGEEMHEAVLEANPDVPVIEVEVHAGYHNNTKGVLFALESALDAGIIDHKEFERQEFLLAKATDVEKRFGAASREYLAPSRGDVKYKVAKRVIELLKEDKKGLVIMNAKKETGYMFADITLAVNEVAAVLGKKENLINMANIDPKLGLPRVRQHAEYILRDFNAHNVEVHEIIGGMDEYPVAGERVSELIQEKYSDFDFAVITGVPHAIPMEHIRGMELISITNGPRQVLPLKEMGHEYVLVEIDLHPKTLGVSEIVESEFGATLREVAKEV
- the cfbA gene encoding sirohydrochlorin nickelochelatase; translated protein: MTERIGILAIGHGSKLPYNKEVVTQIADYIAQKHTNVVVRTGFMENSEPTLEEAIEGFSGTGVTKVAAVPVFLASGVHITKDIPEILSLDENGCGTLEIDGKTIPLCYAKPLGADELIADLVFKRAQEAL
- the cfbE gene encoding coenzyme F430 synthase; this encodes MGLHRRKLAVLDLTHGGIPIAKSLAAAGNEVTGIDVYGTVEPGTLLELEEKHGICCSKIPFPSAKFDLLVAPVHLDSAYPMLVEARSQGKIVLSHHQIVGEILKGDSRLSGIKTVEVTGVKAKTSTASLLADMLSRRFEVVLHTSRGLEYWKAGSSSLIHRGLSITPGSILVAVEKVFESGLMPDFFIFEISIGGTGTADFGILTTLSPDYGIANNTALASEAKLQLVRHAKPESVLLINSRAENALKAAKKSQAKVLTFKDPFIVEPPQIPDQTADFVLESECRPAPSSISKFSTSSELSGSFIRFMHRGKEIFSVSPRPGYNFLAYRTAFVAASAAALELGIGHEAITSVIEKFGGLSGRMQEKVMNGICLIDNSNSGMDILSAEKALEYALLKKKDERKGSIILVLGEEASQVCEGLPPESVQRFVKKFGIKCSQVILVGERMRIISGKNVSYAGNLHEGLLKASKFAGGEDIILSSVKCFR
- the cfbC gene encoding Ni-sirohydrochlorin a,c-diamide reductive cyclase ATP-dependent reductase subunit — protein: MKKQKIIAIYGKGGIGKSSTASNVAAACAEAGKKVMIIGCDPKSDSSITLLGGRRIPTILDLLREGVDVKEEDVVFEGYAGVKCVEAGGPEPGIGCAGRGIIVAIQKLKSISGDLLKEQDLIIYDVPGDIVCGGFVAPVRKGFVNEAYVLTSGEYMPLYAANNICKGLSKIGMPLSGVICNSRNVSREEEIVAKFAEEIGSQLMAFIPKRQEVQDCEREGYSVMEKAPESDIANTYRKLGKAILENEKRVTSNSLSDERLRELTK